A DNA window from Brenneria izadpanahii contains the following coding sequences:
- the metH gene encoding methionine synthase, giving the protein MVLDGGMGTMIQSYHLQEADYRGERFADWPSDVKGNNDLLVLTKPQVIAAIHDAYLEAGADILETNTFNSTVIAMADYGMESLSAEINTAAARLARASADKWTAMTPDKPRFVAGVLGPTNRTASISPDVNDPAFRNITFDQLVAAYRESTRALIEGGVDLIMIETIFDTLNAKAAVFAVESEFEALGVELPVMISGTITDASGRTLSGQTTEAFYNSLRHARPLSFGLNCALGPEDLRQYVAELSRIAECYVSAHPNAGLPNAFGEYDLDAQDMARHIGEWARAGFLNIVGGCCGSTPAHIAAVAEVVKGVAPRKLPEIPVACRLSGLEPLTIDDNTLFVNVGERTNVTGSARFKRLIKEEKYSEALDVARQQVENGAQIIDINMDEGMLDAKAVMARFLNLIAGEPDIARVPIMIDSSKWEVIEQGLKCIQGKGIVNSISMKEGVEAFVHHAKLVRRYGAAMVVMAFDEVGQADTRARKIEICRRAYHILTEEVGFPPEDIIFDPNIFAVATGIEEHNNYAVDFIEACADIKQQLPYAMISGGVSNVSFSFRGNDMVREAIHAVFLYHAIRNGMDMGIVNAGQLAIYDDLPAELRDAVEDVILNRRDDATERMLDLAEKYRGSKSDDESNKPQAEWRSWPVKKRLEYSLVKGITEFIEQDTEEARQESERPIEVIEGPLMDGMNVVGDLFGAGKMFLPQVVKSARVMKQAVAYLEPYIEASKAKGETAGKILLATVKGDVHDIGKNIVGVVLQCNNYEIIDLGVMVPMDRILKTAREENVDIIGLSGLITPSLDEMVNVAKEMERQGFTLPLMIGGATTSKAHTAVKIEQNYSGPTVYVQNASRTVGVVSSLLSASQRDDFVARIRKEYETVRIQHGRKKPRTAPITLQAARDNAVPLDWENYTPPAAHRLGVQEVTAGIETLRNYIDWTPFFMTWSLAGKYPRILEDEVVGEEAKRLFADANAMLDDLSARGALHPRGVVGLFPANRVGDDVEVYTDERRDEVRLVSHHLRQQTEKADFPNYCLADFVAPKSSGKPDYIGAFAVTGGLEEDALAEQWEARHDDYNKIMVKALSDRLAEAFAEYLHERVRKVYWGYAANENLSNDELIRENYQGIRPAPGYPACPDHTEKAEIWQLLDVEKHVGMKLTDSYAMWPGASVSGWYFSHPDSKYFAVAQIQRDQIEDYAKRKGMPVVEVERWLAPNLGYDAEDV; this is encoded by the coding sequence ATGGTACTGGATGGTGGGATGGGAACCATGATCCAGAGTTATCACTTGCAGGAAGCGGACTATCGCGGAGAGCGTTTTGCTGACTGGCCAAGTGATGTGAAAGGCAATAACGACCTTCTTGTTCTGACCAAACCCCAGGTCATCGCCGCTATCCATGATGCTTATCTGGAAGCCGGGGCCGATATCCTCGAAACCAACACCTTTAACTCCACCGTGATCGCGATGGCTGATTATGGTATGGAATCGTTGTCGGCGGAGATTAATACCGCTGCGGCACGGCTGGCCCGCGCCAGCGCCGATAAATGGACGGCAATGACGCCGGATAAGCCGCGTTTTGTTGCCGGCGTACTTGGCCCGACCAACCGAACCGCTTCTATTTCTCCAGATGTTAACGATCCCGCGTTCCGCAATATCACTTTCGACCAACTGGTCGCCGCATACCGGGAATCCACCCGTGCGTTAATCGAGGGTGGTGTCGATCTGATTATGATCGAAACCATCTTTGATACCTTAAACGCCAAAGCCGCGGTTTTTGCGGTTGAAAGCGAGTTTGAAGCGTTGGGCGTTGAGTTGCCGGTGATGATTTCCGGCACGATCACCGATGCGTCCGGCCGTACGTTGTCGGGGCAGACCACGGAAGCCTTCTACAACTCGTTACGTCACGCCCGCCCGTTATCGTTTGGTTTGAACTGCGCTCTGGGGCCGGAGGATCTGCGTCAGTATGTGGCTGAGCTTTCCCGTATCGCCGAGTGTTACGTCTCGGCTCACCCGAACGCGGGGTTGCCGAACGCCTTTGGTGAGTACGATCTGGACGCCCAGGACATGGCGCGCCACATCGGCGAATGGGCGCGGGCCGGTTTTCTGAATATCGTGGGGGGATGCTGCGGCTCGACGCCGGCACATATCGCCGCCGTCGCTGAAGTCGTTAAAGGCGTGGCGCCGCGGAAATTGCCGGAGATTCCGGTAGCCTGCCGTCTATCCGGGCTGGAGCCGTTGACTATTGATGACAACACGCTGTTTGTTAACGTCGGGGAGCGCACCAACGTTACCGGATCGGCGCGTTTCAAGCGTTTGATAAAAGAAGAAAAATATAGCGAAGCGCTGGATGTGGCCCGTCAGCAGGTAGAAAACGGCGCGCAAATCATTGATATCAACATGGATGAAGGGATGCTGGATGCGAAAGCGGTGATGGCCCGTTTTCTGAATCTGATTGCCGGTGAGCCTGATATTGCTCGTGTCCCGATCATGATCGACTCTTCGAAATGGGAGGTGATCGAGCAGGGGCTGAAATGTATTCAGGGCAAGGGGATCGTTAACTCCATTTCCATGAAGGAAGGGGTTGAGGCCTTTGTGCATCACGCCAAGCTGGTTCGGCGCTACGGCGCCGCCATGGTGGTGATGGCGTTTGATGAAGTCGGGCAGGCGGATACCCGCGCCCGGAAGATTGAAATCTGTCGCCGCGCCTATCACATCCTGACGGAAGAAGTCGGTTTCCCGCCTGAAGATATTATTTTTGACCCGAATATTTTTGCTGTTGCGACCGGGATTGAAGAGCACAACAACTATGCGGTCGATTTTATCGAGGCCTGCGCGGATATTAAACAGCAGCTTCCCTATGCGATGATCTCCGGCGGCGTCTCTAACGTTTCCTTCTCTTTCCGCGGCAACGACATGGTGCGGGAGGCGATCCACGCCGTCTTCCTTTATCACGCGATTCGTAACGGTATGGATATGGGGATCGTTAACGCCGGTCAGTTGGCGATCTACGACGATCTTCCCGCAGAACTGCGTGACGCGGTGGAAGATGTGATCCTCAACCGTCGTGACGATGCCACCGAGCGTATGCTGGATCTGGCGGAAAAATACCGCGGCAGCAAGTCAGATGACGAGAGCAATAAGCCACAGGCCGAATGGCGTTCCTGGCCGGTGAAGAAGCGGTTGGAATATTCTCTGGTGAAAGGCATCACCGAGTTTATCGAACAGGATACCGAGGAGGCGCGTCAGGAGTCGGAACGTCCCATCGAAGTCATTGAAGGGCCGCTGATGGACGGTATGAATGTGGTCGGCGACCTGTTTGGGGCGGGCAAAATGTTTCTGCCGCAGGTGGTGAAATCGGCCCGCGTGATGAAGCAGGCCGTCGCCTATCTTGAACCCTATATTGAGGCCAGCAAAGCTAAAGGCGAAACCGCCGGCAAGATCCTGCTGGCGACGGTGAAAGGGGATGTTCACGATATCGGTAAGAATATCGTCGGCGTGGTGTTGCAGTGTAATAACTACGAAATCATTGACTTGGGCGTAATGGTGCCGATGGATCGGATCCTAAAAACCGCCCGCGAAGAGAACGTGGATATTATCGGTCTGTCCGGCCTGATTACGCCTTCCCTAGATGAAATGGTCAATGTGGCGAAAGAGATGGAGCGCCAGGGCTTTACGCTGCCGTTAATGATTGGCGGCGCGACGACGTCGAAAGCGCATACCGCCGTGAAGATCGAGCAGAATTACAGCGGCCCAACCGTCTATGTACAGAATGCGTCCCGTACGGTGGGCGTGGTTTCCTCGCTGTTGTCCGCGAGTCAGCGCGATGATTTTGTGGCCCGCATCCGCAAAGAGTATGAAACGGTGCGTATTCAACATGGCCGTAAAAAACCGAGAACGGCGCCTATTACGCTGCAGGCCGCCCGTGATAACGCCGTCCCGTTGGATTGGGAAAACTATACGCCGCCGGCGGCGCATCGCTTAGGCGTGCAGGAAGTCACCGCCGGCATTGAAACGCTGCGCAACTACATCGACTGGACGCCGTTCTTTATGACCTGGTCGCTGGCGGGCAAATATCCACGCATTCTAGAAGACGAGGTGGTGGGGGAAGAGGCGAAACGACTGTTTGCCGATGCCAACGCCATGCTGGATGACCTGTCGGCGCGCGGCGCGCTTCATCCCCGCGGCGTGGTCGGGCTATTTCCGGCCAACCGAGTTGGGGATGATGTGGAGGTCTATACCGATGAGCGGCGGGACGAGGTGCGCCTGGTTAGCCATCATCTGCGCCAGCAAACGGAAAAAGCGGATTTCCCGAACTATTGTCTGGCCGATTTCGTCGCGCCCAAGTCCAGCGGTAAGCCGGACTATATCGGCGCATTCGCCGTCACCGGCGGACTGGAAGAGGACGCGCTGGCCGAACAGTGGGAAGCGCGGCATGATGATTACAATAAGATCATGGTGAAAGCCCTGTCGGACCGCTTGGCTGAAGCCTTTGCCGAGTATCTGCATGAGCGGGTGCGTAAGGTTTACTGGGGTTATGCGGCAAATGAAAATCTCAGCAACGACGAGCTGATTCGTGAAAACTATCAGGGGATTCGCCCGGCGCCGGGATACCCGGCATGTCCGGATCATACTGAGAAGGCGGAAATTTGGCAGTTGCTGGATGTGGAAAAGCACGTCGGCATGAAGCTGACGGACTCTTATGCCATGTGGCCGGGCGCGTCGGTATCCGGCTGGTATTTCAGCCATCCTGACAGCAAGTATTTCGCCGTCGCGCAGATCCAGCGAGATCAGATAGAAGATTATGCCAAACGTAAAGGCATGCCCGTCGTTGAAGTCGAACGCTGGCTGGCGCCGAATCTGGGCTATGATGCGGAAGATGTCTGA
- a CDS encoding helix-turn-helix transcriptional regulator has protein sequence MVKRRFSIEDFFDFGERYGIRYHFPALPSGGVRHQEKHAVIQGNVEELVLPSGICLTNSNVQVLQPYESTSLQCSPMYTLVVLEGCVAIRLGGREFVIRSGMAFSTRLGEHLVMKASHPADRHLKTLTLGVNPASFQPQPMMASLLHEWENAQSPAFVWQVPGYLLSGLQHALDHAVAGVPRQFMLEGAMLQLLGYGLLTEARAQGKSHLPSPGERSRLENIRQLLQQQPENEYTLHELAQSAAMSPSSLRSKFRQAYGHSVFDYLRDCRLALARSYLERGYSVQQSAWMSGYQHASNFATAFRRRYGIAPSDVRPLP, from the coding sequence ATGGTAAAGCGCCGTTTTTCGATAGAGGATTTTTTTGATTTCGGCGAGCGCTACGGCATCCGCTACCACTTTCCCGCGCTGCCGTCAGGCGGCGTTCGCCACCAAGAAAAGCATGCCGTTATACAGGGCAACGTCGAAGAGCTGGTGCTGCCTTCCGGTATCTGCCTGACAAACTCCAACGTGCAGGTTTTGCAGCCCTATGAATCGACCTCGCTGCAATGTTCGCCGATGTATACGCTGGTGGTGCTGGAGGGCTGCGTGGCAATCCGCCTTGGCGGCCGCGAGTTTGTCATACGTTCGGGGATGGCGTTCAGCACCAGACTGGGCGAACACCTGGTGATGAAAGCGAGTCACCCGGCCGATCGTCATCTCAAGACCTTAACGCTGGGGGTTAATCCCGCCAGTTTTCAGCCGCAGCCAATGATGGCCTCTTTGCTGCATGAGTGGGAAAACGCGCAGAGCCCCGCTTTTGTGTGGCAAGTCCCTGGCTATTTGCTGTCCGGTTTGCAACACGCGCTGGACCATGCCGTTGCCGGCGTACCGCGTCAATTTATGTTGGAAGGGGCGATGCTGCAACTGCTGGGTTACGGACTGTTGACCGAAGCGCGAGCGCAGGGGAAAAGCCATCTCCCCTCGCCGGGCGAGCGCAGTCGTCTGGAGAACATCCGTCAACTGCTGCAACAGCAGCCGGAAAATGAGTACACCTTGCATGAATTGGCGCAATCGGCGGCGATGAGTCCCAGCAGCCTGAGAAGCAAATTCCGGCAAGCCTATGGGCATTCGGTGTTCGATTATCTGCGCGATTGCCGCCTGGCGCTGGCCCGCAGCTATCTTGAACGGGGATATAGCGTGCAGCAGTCAGCCTGGATGTCCGGTTATCAACATGCCTCCAACTTTGCGACCGCCTTCCGGCGGCGCTATGGCATAGCGCCAAGCGACGTGCGTCCCCTTCCTTAA
- the foxA gene encoding ferrioxamine B receptor FoxA has protein sequence MFRKTRLAVLVGCIAGSVSISALAEGETASSSTQEDTLVITSQTQSGATKLETPDIETPQSVSIVTRDQIQQQGAASVRQAVSYTPGVFSNQIGASNRFDYMVLRGFSDGSLDNVYLDGLKMMGDTNSHSSLVIDPWFLDRIEVVRGPASVLYGRASPGGIVALSSRQPSFERSGQIKLFAGNNAQRGAAFDVTGPLDDDERFAFRLGGIVRKADTQFGPLKEERYAIAPSLTWRISDRTRLELMAYLQRDPEGGSHSGLPYEGTVVPHNGRKISNNFYEGEENYEKYDRKQNMVGYNFEHAFDNGWSVRQKLRYLKSKVRLDQVYAYGWSSGDSLYRYYSGSREALSALTLDNQLDGSFDTGSVNHRLLAGIDYQQRHNDVDWPSGAFPDIDAFNPVYGALPTIMYPPTLEKHKLQQTGLYVQDQMSWERWRFTLGGRHDRVKVTNIDKNTGSRSELDKDNFSSRAALLYLFDSGFAPYVSYSTAFTPTSFVGEDGNVLEPMKGRQWEAGLKYQPEDSQSQYSMSVFRINQKNVATKVQPTDPYRSVGEIESEGVELEAVTYLTENLRLQAAYTYTDIRYKKSSPEEQGKRAVYAPRNQASAWASYDVSRGPLDGLTLGGGVRYVNGVTSDRANTHTLPSYTLVDMAIGYDLSKVGLKGLSAQLNVNNLTDKRYVAACNSLEFCYFGAERSVVGSVSYSF, from the coding sequence ATGTTCAGAAAAACGCGGCTGGCGGTGTTGGTGGGGTGTATTGCGGGAAGCGTGAGCATATCGGCGCTAGCCGAGGGCGAAACCGCCTCTTCCTCCACGCAGGAAGACACGCTGGTTATTACCTCGCAAACGCAAAGCGGCGCCACCAAGCTGGAGACGCCGGATATAGAAACGCCGCAGTCCGTTTCCATCGTCACGCGCGATCAGATCCAGCAGCAGGGAGCCGCCAGCGTGCGTCAGGCCGTCAGCTATACGCCCGGCGTATTCAGCAACCAGATCGGCGCCTCCAACCGTTTTGACTATATGGTGCTGCGCGGTTTTTCCGACGGCAGCCTGGATAACGTCTATCTGGACGGTTTGAAAATGATGGGGGATACCAACTCCCATAGCTCTTTAGTGATCGACCCCTGGTTTCTCGATCGCATTGAAGTGGTGCGAGGCCCGGCATCCGTGCTGTATGGCCGCGCTTCGCCCGGCGGTATTGTGGCGCTTAGCTCACGTCAGCCCTCGTTCGAACGCAGCGGACAGATCAAATTGTTCGCCGGGAATAATGCGCAGCGCGGCGCGGCGTTTGACGTGACTGGTCCGCTGGATGACGATGAACGTTTTGCTTTCCGTCTTGGCGGTATCGTGCGTAAAGCGGATACCCAGTTCGGGCCGCTGAAAGAGGAGCGTTATGCTATAGCGCCCAGCCTGACATGGCGTATTTCCGATCGGACCCGGCTGGAGTTGATGGCCTATCTGCAGCGCGATCCGGAAGGCGGCAGCCATTCCGGCTTACCCTATGAGGGCACCGTGGTGCCGCACAACGGCCGTAAAATCTCCAATAATTTCTATGAGGGCGAAGAGAATTACGAGAAGTACGATCGTAAGCAAAATATGGTCGGGTATAACTTCGAACATGCTTTTGACAATGGCTGGTCGGTACGCCAGAAATTGCGTTATCTGAAGAGTAAAGTCCGGCTGGATCAGGTCTATGCCTATGGCTGGAGCAGCGGCGACTCGCTTTATCGTTACTATTCCGGCTCGCGGGAAGCGCTTTCGGCGCTGACGTTGGATAACCAGCTCGACGGCAGCTTTGATACCGGCTCGGTCAACCATCGTCTGCTGGCGGGGATCGATTACCAGCAACGCCATAATGATGTGGACTGGCCGTCGGGCGCATTCCCGGATATTGATGCCTTTAACCCGGTTTATGGCGCGTTGCCGACAATCATGTATCCTCCGACGCTTGAGAAGCATAAGCTGCAACAAACCGGCCTCTACGTTCAGGATCAGATGAGCTGGGAGCGCTGGCGCTTCACGCTGGGCGGTCGCCACGATCGGGTGAAGGTGACCAATATCGATAAGAACACGGGTAGCCGTAGCGAGCTGGATAAGGATAATTTTAGCTCCCGCGCGGCCTTGCTCTATCTATTTGACTCCGGCTTTGCGCCTTACGTGAGTTATTCCACCGCATTCACGCCAACCAGTTTTGTCGGCGAAGACGGCAACGTGCTGGAACCGATGAAGGGCAGGCAGTGGGAGGCCGGGCTGAAATATCAGCCGGAAGATTCGCAAAGCCAGTACAGCATGTCGGTATTCCGCATTAATCAGAAGAATGTCGCCACGAAAGTGCAGCCGACCGATCCCTACCGTTCCGTGGGGGAAATCGAATCCGAAGGCGTGGAGCTGGAAGCCGTCACATATCTGACGGAAAACCTGCGCTTGCAGGCGGCCTACACATATACGGATATCCGCTATAAGAAGAGCAGTCCGGAAGAACAGGGAAAGCGCGCCGTTTATGCGCCGCGTAATCAGGCCAGCGCCTGGGCCAGCTACGACGTGAGTCGCGGCCCGCTGGATGGTTTGACGCTGGGAGGCGGCGTGCGTTATGTGAACGGCGTGACCAGCGATCGCGCCAATACGCATACGCTGCCTTCCTATACGCTGGTGGATATGGCGATCGGCTACGATTTGTCGAAGGTCGGCTTAAAGGGGCTGAGTGCGCAGCTGAACGTGAACAATCTGACCGATAAACGCTATGTCGCCGCCTGTAACTCGCTGGAATTCTGCTATTTCGGCGCCGAGCGCAGCGTTGTAGGCAGTGTGTCCTACTCTTTCTAA
- a CDS encoding DASS family sodium-coupled anion symporter, translating to MKTKTSYGLNWLPLVIILIIASIFWQLTPPEGLSLAAWHSAVIFVATIICIVANVLPIGAIGIISITIFALTYAAGDKTASGAIQTALSDLNSSLIWLIVVAFMIARGFIKTGLGRRIALQMIRLLGKRTLGLAYGLAFADLVLSPAMPSNTARCGGIIYPIADSLSRSFDSKPDDASRSKIGTFLITCIGNVNDVTASMFMTAYTGNLLAIKLAANAGVNITWGSWFLAAVVPCLISLILVPLLVYWLTKPEIRRTPDAPKLAVEELKKMGPMARGEWMMAFTVVLLLVLWIFGDSLGVDATTASFVGLSFLLLSGVLRWDDIKSEKGAWDTLIWFAALLMMANQLKKLGFTTWFGDLIGNSVGHMMQGTSWVLVLLLLNAAYFYTHYFFASGNAQIAALFAVFLGVGINLNIPAVPMAFMLAFTSSLYCSLTQYTHARGPILFGAGYVPTAVWWRTGFIVSLLNQAIFMTAGLMWWKVIGLY from the coding sequence ATGAAGACCAAAACGTCATACGGCCTGAACTGGCTCCCATTAGTAATTATTCTCATTATCGCCAGCATTTTCTGGCAACTCACGCCACCAGAAGGACTTAGTCTCGCAGCATGGCATTCGGCTGTAATTTTCGTTGCCACCATTATCTGTATCGTGGCCAACGTACTGCCCATCGGGGCGATTGGTATTATCAGCATCACCATTTTCGCCCTGACCTATGCCGCCGGCGACAAAACCGCCAGCGGCGCGATACAAACCGCGCTCAGCGATCTTAACAGTTCGCTGATCTGGCTGATCGTCGTGGCGTTTATGATCGCCCGCGGTTTTATCAAGACCGGACTCGGCCGCCGTATTGCATTACAGATGATCCGTCTGTTGGGGAAACGCACGCTTGGGCTGGCTTACGGCCTGGCATTCGCCGATTTGGTGCTTTCCCCCGCCATGCCGAGCAATACCGCACGCTGCGGCGGTATCATCTACCCGATCGCCGACTCGCTTTCACGCAGTTTCGACTCCAAGCCGGATGACGCGTCACGCAGCAAAATCGGTACGTTTCTCATCACCTGCATCGGTAACGTCAACGATGTCACCGCGTCCATGTTTATGACCGCCTACACCGGCAACCTGCTGGCGATAAAACTGGCGGCCAACGCCGGCGTCAACATCACCTGGGGAAGCTGGTTCCTGGCGGCGGTGGTTCCTTGCCTCATCTCCTTAATCCTTGTTCCGCTACTTGTCTATTGGCTGACCAAACCAGAAATCCGCCGTACGCCGGACGCGCCTAAACTGGCCGTCGAAGAATTAAAGAAAATGGGACCGATGGCCCGCGGCGAATGGATGATGGCCTTTACCGTGGTACTGCTGCTGGTGCTGTGGATTTTTGGCGATAGCCTGGGCGTCGACGCCACTACCGCATCCTTTGTCGGCCTGTCATTCCTGCTGTTGAGCGGCGTATTACGCTGGGACGATATCAAAAGCGAAAAAGGCGCATGGGATACGCTGATCTGGTTCGCCGCCTTGTTGATGATGGCGAATCAGTTGAAAAAACTGGGCTTTACCACCTGGTTCGGCGATCTGATCGGCAACAGCGTCGGCCACATGATGCAGGGCACCAGTTGGGTTCTGGTGCTGCTGTTGCTTAACGCCGCCTATTTCTACACCCACTACTTCTTCGCCAGCGGCAATGCGCAAATCGCGGCCCTGTTCGCCGTTTTCCTTGGCGTAGGGATCAACCTGAATATCCCGGCCGTGCCGATGGCCTTTATGCTGGCCTTCACCAGCAGTCTGTATTGCTCGCTGACGCAATATACGCATGCCCGCGGACCGATTCTGTTCGGCGCCGGATATGTGCCGACCGCCGTATGGTGGCGAACCGGCTTTATCGTCAGCCTGTTGAATCAGGCCATCTTTATGACGGCGGGTTTGATGTGGTGGAAAGTGATTGGCTTGTACTAA
- the rhaM gene encoding L-rhamnose mutarotase translates to MIRKAFVMQVNPDAHEEYQRRHAPIWPELEAVLKQHGAHRYAIYLDAERHLLFATVDIESEARWEVVAQTEICQRWWQSMRDLMPSNPDNSPISQTLKEVFYLE, encoded by the coding sequence ATGATCCGTAAGGCTTTTGTCATGCAGGTGAATCCCGATGCTCATGAGGAATATCAACGTCGTCATGCGCCGATTTGGCCGGAGCTGGAAGCCGTTCTTAAACAGCACGGCGCTCATCGCTATGCCATTTATCTCGACGCTGAACGCCATCTGCTTTTTGCCACCGTCGATATCGAGTCGGAAGCGCGTTGGGAAGTCGTCGCCCAAACCGAGATCTGCCAGCGCTGGTGGCAATCGATGCGCGACCTTATGCCAAGCAACCCGGATAACAGCCCGATAAGCCAGACGCTGAAAGAGGTCTTTTATCTGGAGTAA
- the fucO gene encoding lactaldehyde reductase — MSFMLALPKISFHGAGAIGDMVKLITGKKWGKALVVTDGQLVKMGLLDSLFSALEGAQLPYALFDEVFPNPTEELVQKGFAAYQHSGCHYLIAFGGGSPIDTAKAIKILTANPGPSTAYSGVGKVLNPGVPLVAINTTAGTAAEMTSNAVIIDAKRQVKEVIIDPNIIPDIAVDDASVMLNIPASVTAATGMDALTHAVEAYVSVGAHPLTDANALESIRLIARWLPEAVDNGHNLEAREMMAYGQYLAGMAFNSAGLGLVHALAHQPGATHDLPHGVCNAILLPIVEAFNRPQAVARFARIAEAMGANTQGMSEEQASLQAIKAIRALSARVGIPSGFSQLGIKTSDIEGWLDKALADPCAPCNPRVASREEVRALYLEAL; from the coding sequence ATGAGCTTTATGTTGGCACTACCCAAAATAAGTTTTCACGGCGCAGGCGCCATTGGCGATATGGTGAAACTGATTACAGGGAAGAAATGGGGCAAGGCGCTGGTGGTCACCGACGGTCAACTGGTGAAAATGGGCCTGCTGGATAGTCTGTTCAGCGCGCTGGAAGGGGCGCAACTACCTTATGCCCTGTTTGACGAGGTGTTCCCCAACCCGACCGAAGAACTGGTTCAGAAAGGTTTTGCCGCTTACCAACATTCGGGATGTCACTACCTTATCGCCTTTGGCGGCGGCAGCCCGATAGATACCGCCAAAGCGATCAAAATTCTTACGGCGAATCCCGGCCCGTCGACGGCCTATTCCGGAGTAGGCAAAGTGCTTAATCCCGGCGTGCCGTTGGTGGCGATTAACACCACGGCGGGAACCGCAGCGGAAATGACCAGTAATGCGGTCATCATTGATGCAAAGCGCCAGGTAAAAGAGGTGATTATCGATCCGAACATCATCCCGGATATCGCCGTCGACGACGCCAGCGTAATGTTGAATATTCCCGCGAGCGTTACTGCGGCTACCGGGATGGACGCGCTAACGCACGCGGTTGAAGCCTATGTTTCCGTTGGCGCCCATCCGCTGACGGACGCCAACGCGCTGGAATCCATTCGCCTGATCGCCCGCTGGCTGCCGGAAGCCGTCGATAACGGCCATAATCTCGAAGCGCGTGAAATGATGGCATACGGCCAGTACCTGGCGGGCATGGCGTTTAACAGCGCCGGTCTTGGCCTGGTTCATGCGTTGGCGCACCAGCCGGGCGCCACCCACGACCTTCCGCATGGCGTTTGCAACGCGATCCTGTTGCCGATCGTTGAAGCATTTAACCGCCCGCAGGCGGTCGCCCGTTTTGCCCGCATCGCGGAGGCGATGGGGGCGAATACGCAGGGAATGAGCGAAGAGCAGGCCAGCTTGCAGGCCATTAAGGCGATTCGCGCGCTCTCGGCCCGCGTGGGGATCCCCTCCGGCTTCAGCCAATTGGGCATCAAAACCAGCGATATTGAAGGCTGGCTGGACAAAGCGCTGGCCGATCCGTGCGCGCCATGTAACCCGCGCGTCGCCTCTCGTGAAGAGGTTCGTGCGCTGTACCTGGAGGCATTATGA
- the rhaD gene encoding rhamnulose-1-phosphate aldolase encodes MQNILNAWFVQGMIKATSDAWLKGWDERNGGNITLRLSADDIAPYQADFHPQPRYIALSQPMPDLANTPFIVTGSGKFFRNVQLDPAANLGVVRVDGNGTGYHILWGLENDAVPTSELASHFQSHSVRIKATGGKDHVIMHCHATNLIALTYVLENDSDIITRKLWEGSTECLVVFPDGVGILPWMVPGTDEIGTATAGAMSKHSLVLWPFHGVFGSGPTLDETFGLIDTAEKSAEVLVKVISMGGMKQTISRDELIALGKRFGVTPLASALEL; translated from the coding sequence ATGCAGAACATCCTCAACGCCTGGTTTGTACAAGGCATGATTAAAGCAACATCGGACGCCTGGCTGAAAGGCTGGGATGAGCGCAACGGCGGCAACATCACCCTGCGTCTGAGCGCGGACGATATCGCCCCCTATCAGGCGGATTTTCATCCACAACCGCGTTACATCGCGCTAAGCCAGCCGATGCCGGATTTGGCCAATACGCCGTTTATCGTCACCGGCTCCGGCAAGTTCTTCCGCAACGTACAGCTTGATCCCGCCGCTAATCTTGGCGTAGTGCGGGTAGACGGCAACGGAACCGGCTACCACATTTTATGGGGGCTGGAGAACGACGCCGTGCCGACGTCTGAGCTGGCGTCACACTTCCAGTCGCACAGCGTTCGCATTAAAGCCACCGGCGGCAAAGATCACGTGATCATGCATTGCCACGCGACCAACCTGATCGCCCTGACCTACGTGCTGGAGAACGACTCCGACATCATCACCCGCAAGCTATGGGAAGGCAGCACCGAGTGTCTGGTGGTGTTCCCGGACGGCGTAGGCATTCTGCCGTGGATGGTGCCGGGCACCGATGAAATCGGCACGGCGACCGCCGGCGCGATGTCAAAGCATTCTCTGGTGCTGTGGCCGTTCCATGGCGTATTCGGCAGCGGACCGACGCTTGATGAGACATTCGGCCTGATCGATACCGCGGAGAAATCCGCCGAAGTGCTGGTGAAAGTGATTTCCATGGGCGGCATGAAACAAACTATCAGCCGGGATGAACTGATTGCCCTCGGTAAGCGTTTTGGCGTTACCCCGCTCGCCAGCGCCTTGGAGCTTTAA